The genomic stretch ATTGTACAAAGCCGGTATACGGGCAGCCATGGCCGTGAGGGTAGCAAAATGACCAATCAACCGGCTGCGGAATGGCACTCCATTGGCGTCATAATACTGCTGCAGAAACTCCATCTTCAGCTTGGCCACATCCACATTGGACGGACATTCCGATTTGCATCCCTTGCAGAGCAGACACAAATCCATCACCTCGTAAATCTCCTGATGATTGAAACGATTGGGTTTTGTGGAATGGGTGAGAAACTCGCGCAGGATGTTGGCCCGGGCGCGGGTGGTATCTTTTTCATGACGGGTAGCCATGTAACTAGGACACATGGTGCCGCCACTGAGATGGGTTTTGCGGCATTCGCCTGTACCGTTGCACTGTTCGGCATGCTGCAGGATGCTCACCGGCCCGAAATCAAAATACGTGCGGATTTCCGGATCTTTCTGATCGGGCGCATAACGCAGCATGGTATCCATGGGCGGCGTGTCAATGATTTTACCGGGATTAAACACATTTTGCGGATCCCAGGTATATTTCAGCTGGCGCATGAGGGCATAATTTTTTTCACCCACCATCCGCCGAATAAATTCTCCCCGCAGGCGCCCATCACCATGCTCGCCACTCAATGAACCCTGATATTTTTTCACCAGCGCCGCAATTTCTTCGGCAATGGTGCGAAACATACGCTGGCCGTCCTTTGATTTGAGATTCAGGATGGGCCGCAGATGCAGCTCACCCGATCCCGCATGGGCATAGTGCACGGAGTAAAGCTGATATTTATGCAGAATCTGGTTGAATTCGCGAATATATTCCGGTAAATCCTGCACCGATACGGCCGTATCTTCAATCACAGGCACGGGCTTATCATCACCCTGGATATTGCCCAGCAGACCCAGCCCGGCCTTACGCAAAGCCCATACCTTGGCCGTATCACTACCTGTAATCAACGGATAAGCATAGCCCAAACCAGCCTGCCTGAGTTCTTCAATCAACGGCTGGGCAGCTGCTTTCACCTCTTCCACCGTATCGCGACGGAATTCGATGATAAGGATGGCCTGAGGCTTGCCCTCTACAAAAAAGCTGTATTTGCGGTATTCAATGTTTTGCTCCGTACATGCAAGAATGTAGTGATCAATGAGCTCACTGGCGCTGGGCTTGTGTTTCATGGCAATGACATTGGCGCGCAGCGATTCATCAATGCTGTGAAAATGCGCACAGATCAAGCCGATTTCTTTGGGTGGCAGGGGCACCACGTTGAGTTTCATTTCTGTGAGCAGCGCCAGTGTGCCTTCTGAACCGGCAATGAGCTTGCAGAAATTAAAAGCTTCCCCATCGGGCTTAAAGGGCACCATCTCCAGAAGCCGATCCAGCGCATATCCGGTATTGCGACGGGTAACTTCTTTTTTGGGAAATTCACGGATGATTTCCTGTTGCACGGCCGGATCGCTCAGCGCATCGCGGATCTGGCTGTAGATAGCTGCTTCCAGCGGATGTGACGAGCGACATTTGGCGTAAAAGCTTTCCTTATCTAGCGGCCCAAATTGCATTTCGGTGCCATCACTCAAAATAGCCTTCACTTCCAGCAAATGATCACGCGTGGTACCATAGACCACCGAATTGCTTCCACAGGAATTGTTTCCCACCATCCCGCCAATCATGGCGCGGTTGGCGGTGGAGGTTTCCGGGGCAAACATCAGCCCGTAAGGCTTCAGATACATATTCAGCTCATCGCGGATGACACCCGGCTGCACGCGCACCCAGCGCTCCAGGGGATTAACCTCCAGGATCTGGGTAAAATAGCGCGACATATCCACCACAATGCCATGCCCCACCACCTGCCCGGCCAGCGAAGTGCCCGCCGTACGCGGTATCAGCGAGGTGTTTTCGGCACGCGCAAACAATACCAGCTTTTTCAGATCTTCTATCGTCTTTGGATAAGCCACAGCCAACGGTAATTCCCGGTAGGCCGAAGCATCGGTAGCATACAGGCTGCGCATGGTGAGATCATAATGCAATTCACCATCCAGCCGTTGAGCCAATCCATGCAGTTTTTCCGGATTCATAATAGTATCATCCATTCATCTAAGCCGGGTAAAATTACAAGGAAATTTGAGTTTCTAACCTCATTATCTTCTGCACCCTTGCCGGGCGGCTTTTATTGCCAGGATTTTTCATTTGCATTATATTTAACCGATTTTTTTTATTCTTAAAATTAAAGATACATGCCCTTTATCACCAATGGACCACACAACAATTCCCTGGCGAATCGGCTTAAAACTTTGATGTCTAAAGCCACCGAATTGAAATTTCTGGTTGGATTCTTTTACTTCTCCGGATTGCGCACCCTCTATGAATGCCTACGCGAAAATACACAAGTACAAATGAAAGTATTGGTAGGCTTAAATGTTGATCGCAACCTGCATGGATTGATAGAATATGCGAATAACAATGCACTAAGCAATAAAGAAATATCCAAACTATTCTATGAGTCATTAGAAAAATCCATCAATGGAGAAGAACTCGACAATCCAGATGCTCATGAACAGATCCATTTCTTCAAGAAAATGATTCAAGATAATCGCCTAATAATCCATAAAACTATTAAGCCTAATCATGCCAAATTGTATATTTTCAAACTTCCGAAATCTGAAGCCCGTAACAGCTTCTTTATTACTGGCAGCAGCAACCTCCCCCGTCCAGGCCTTCAGGAACAGGACGAATTTAATATAGAAATCAGTGATCACAGTGTAATAGAAGCTGAAGAATATTTCGATAGATTATGGGAAGATTCAGTACCTATTTATAAAAATGAAGAAGAGAAAAAAATATTTTTGGAGTTTTTGGAAAATAAAACCCTGATAAAGCAAATCACGCCCCTGCAGGCTTATGCCTATGTATTAAAAACCTATCTAGAAACCTATCAGGGAAAAGAAATCAGAGATCTCCTGA from Thermoflavifilum aggregans encodes the following:
- a CDS encoding FAD-binding and (Fe-S)-binding domain-containing protein translates to MNPEKLHGLAQRLDGELHYDLTMRSLYATDASAYRELPLAVAYPKTIEDLKKLVLFARAENTSLIPRTAGTSLAGQVVGHGIVVDMSRYFTQILEVNPLERWVRVQPGVIRDELNMYLKPYGLMFAPETSTANRAMIGGMVGNNSCGSNSVVYGTTRDHLLEVKAILSDGTEMQFGPLDKESFYAKCRSSHPLEAAIYSQIRDALSDPAVQQEIIREFPKKEVTRRNTGYALDRLLEMVPFKPDGEAFNFCKLIAGSEGTLALLTEMKLNVVPLPPKEIGLICAHFHSIDESLRANVIAMKHKPSASELIDHYILACTEQNIEYRKYSFFVEGKPQAILIIEFRRDTVEEVKAAAQPLIEELRQAGLGYAYPLITGSDTAKVWALRKAGLGLLGNIQGDDKPVPVIEDTAVSVQDLPEYIREFNQILHKYQLYSVHYAHAGSGELHLRPILNLKSKDGQRMFRTIAEEIAALVKKYQGSLSGEHGDGRLRGEFIRRMVGEKNYALMRQLKYTWDPQNVFNPGKIIDTPPMDTMLRYAPDQKDPEIRTYFDFGPVSILQHAEQCNGTGECRKTHLSGGTMCPSYMATRHEKDTTRARANILREFLTHSTKPNRFNHQEIYEVMDLCLLCKGCKSECPSNVDVAKLKMEFLQQYYDANGVPFRSRLIGHFATLTAMAARIPALYNFVVTQPLTARLFKRMAGFAIQRSLPRLHPFSLKKWFAKRKPASHAPQKGVVYLFCDEFTNYQDVEAGMHTVLLLEALGYEVRIPEHVQSGRALLSKGFLKKAREIAEKNITLLDPIIDEQHPLIGVEPSAILTFRDEYPDLTRGEMQQKARRLAQHALLLEEFLLREYQAGRIQADDFTDESQSILLHGHCQQKALVGVQPLKQVLSIPKNYRVTVIPSGCCGMAGSFGYEKEHYDLSMKIGELVLFPSVRAVPQQTLIAAPGTSCRHQIHDGTGKTALHPATILWQAVKKASAATAAQA